The proteins below are encoded in one region of Vibrio sp. ED004:
- a CDS encoding 3-phenylpropionate MFS transporter — translation MFSPSPYGWISQYFLGFFFAYGVYLPFWALWFEDQGVSAGDIGVLIGIGFATRCVANLVITPRIHKVEHLMPALRWLSFAALLFVGFHFFTGGSFILMLLATVLFNLCYGPIIPLSDAMANHYSRLNMLDYGRTRLWGSIAFIAGSTVVGYLVAKFGTDMILYTAFAGVLVSLVLAMRNPNVMPVTHSQQQAVRPKLGELLRESSVVKFLALMALLQGSHAAYYSFSAIYWKEAGHSEAIIGYLWSLGVVAEVAVFALSKRLFSGLTLRTLFVVAALGVMARWGITASTTAIAALILVQLLHGVTFAMAHIAAIQYIQSEEQNKMVALQALYNAIPLGAFIALMTTLSGWGYELWGANIFWAMAAMGGLALFIKLDERSSVVEVNQPESEVHS, via the coding sequence AGTACTTTCTCGGTTTCTTTTTTGCCTATGGTGTTTATTTGCCATTTTGGGCGCTGTGGTTTGAAGACCAAGGCGTTTCTGCGGGTGACATTGGTGTCTTAATTGGTATCGGTTTTGCGACGCGTTGTGTGGCAAACCTAGTGATTACGCCTCGTATCCATAAAGTTGAACACTTAATGCCGGCTCTGCGTTGGTTGAGTTTTGCGGCCCTGCTGTTTGTTGGCTTCCACTTTTTCACTGGCGGCAGCTTTATATTGATGCTGTTGGCAACGGTGCTGTTTAACCTCTGTTATGGGCCGATCATCCCGCTCTCGGATGCGATGGCTAACCACTACAGTCGTCTGAATATGCTCGACTACGGACGCACTCGTTTATGGGGTTCGATTGCCTTTATCGCAGGTTCGACTGTGGTGGGTTACTTGGTGGCGAAATTTGGCACGGACATGATCTTGTACACGGCGTTTGCTGGTGTGCTGGTGTCATTAGTGCTGGCGATGAGAAATCCGAACGTGATGCCGGTGACGCATTCTCAACAACAGGCTGTTCGCCCTAAGCTGGGTGAACTGCTGCGAGAATCTTCTGTTGTGAAGTTCTTGGCCTTAATGGCGTTGTTGCAAGGTAGCCATGCCGCTTATTACAGCTTTAGTGCGATTTACTGGAAAGAAGCGGGTCACTCTGAAGCCATCATTGGTTACTTATGGAGCTTGGGTGTGGTTGCCGAAGTGGCGGTGTTTGCTCTGAGCAAGCGACTGTTCTCTGGGTTAACGTTACGTACTTTATTTGTCGTGGCGGCATTAGGTGTGATGGCTCGTTGGGGCATCACAGCATCAACTACCGCCATTGCGGCTCTGATTTTGGTGCAACTACTGCACGGTGTGACCTTCGCGATGGCACATATCGCTGCGATTCAATACATTCAGTCTGAAGAACAAAACAAGATGGTGGCGTTACAAGCTCTGTACAACGCAATCCCGCTGGGCGCATTCATTGCTCTAATGACAACACTGAGTGGTTGGGGCTATGAGCTATGGGGTGCCAATATCTTCTGGGCGATGGCTGCGATGGGTGGACTGGCACTGTTCATTAAACTGGATGAAAGAAGCTCTGTGGTTGAAGTGAATCAACCAGAGTCAGAAGTTCATAGCTGA